Genomic window (Cellulosilyticum lentocellum DSM 5427):
GGTCATATGAAGTTTTTGCAAGATGATTCACTACATGAAGAATGTGGCGTAATTGGAGTTTATAGAGAAGAAAAAAGTGCCTCAAGACTTGCGTATTATGGACTTTTTGCTCTTCAACATAGAGGGCAAGAGTGTGCAGGTATTGCAGTTAATTGTGAAGGGGACATTGAAGTTAGAAAAGGCATGGGACTTGTAGCAGATGTATTTGATGAAACAGCTCTTAATGAACTTCAAGGAAATATTGCTATTGGCCATGTACGCTACTCGACAGCAGGAGATAAAGATGTGAGAAATGCACAACCTTTGGTAGCTAAATACAAAAAAGGTGATATCGGACTTGCTCACAATGGAAACCTTGTAAATGCGGAGAATATTAGAGAGATTCTAGAAGATAGTGGTGTTATTTTTCATAGTACCACAGATACTGAATCTATTTTAAACTTGATTGCTAGATACAGTAATAAAGGCATTGAAACAGGGATTAAAAATACGATGAGTCTTTTAAAGGGTGCATATGCCCTAGTTTTAACCACAGGAGAAGACCTTATTGGTATTCGTGATCCACATGGTCTTAGACCACTTTGCATTGGAAAACTTAAAGATGGATATGTATTTGCCTCTGAAAGCTGTGCACTAGATGTATTAGATGCGGAGTTCATAAGAGATGTAGAACCAGGAGAAATTGTGGTGATTAATAAGGAGGGTCTAAGAAGTATAGAGCCTTCTAATATGTGTCAAAAACATCTTTGCGTGTTTGAACTTATTTACTTTGCACGACCAGACAGCGTTATAGATGGGGATAGTGTGTATGATTTTCGTGTGAATGCAGGTAGAATGTTAGCAAAACAGAAAAAGATTGAAGCAGATATGGTGATGCCAGTACCAGACTCAGGCGTACCATCAGCTATTGGATATGCTAAGGAATCAGGTATTCCTTATGGAGAAGGTCTTGTAAAAAATAGATACATAGGAAGGACGTTCATCCAACCTACTCAAGAGATGAGAGAAAATGCAGTAAAAATTAAGCTTTCTCCACTTAAACAAAATCTTGAAGGTAAACGAGTTGTTATGATTGATGACTCAATTGTAAGGGGAACCACTTGTAAACGTATTGTAGAACAAGTGAGAAAAGCAGGCGCTAAAGAAATACATGTTTGTATTACTTCACCTCCAGTACAATATTCTTGTTATTTTGGGATTGATACACCTTATAGAGAATTTTTGATAGGAGCGCAAAAATCAGTCGATGAAATTTGTGAATACTTAGGAGCAGATTCTCTAACTTACTTAAGTGAAGATGGTCTTCGTGAAGTATGCAATCATAAGAGTCAATTCTGTAAAGCTTGTTTTAATGGTAAGTATCCAATGGAAGTACCTATTGGCACACCACCTTCACAATGTTAATAAAGAAAGTACCCTAGATTATCATCTGTCTAGGGTACATTCTGTTATAATAGTGAATGAAATACTTTTCTAAAAATGATAAAATATAAAAATAATAGCTATAGCGTGCTATGGCTGATATAGGAGGAAGAAAAATGTCTAATAGTAAAATCACATATAAAGATGCTGGGGTGGACGTTCACCGTGGATATGAAGCAGTAGCACAGATGAAAGAGCATGTTAAATCAACTTTTATCCCAGGGGTACTCACAGATATCGGAAGCTTTGGCGGTGCCTTTTCGCTTGGTGCTTTTGCAGGTATGAAAGAACCTGTACTTGTATCAGGAACAGACGGAGTTGGTACTAAATTAAAATTAGCTTTTGATATGGACAAACACGATACAATCGGTATCGATGCAGTAGCCATGTGTGTGAATGATATTATTTGTGGTGGCGCTGAGCCTTTATTCTTCTTAGACTACATTGCAACAGGACGTATTGCACCAGAACATATTGCAAGCATTGTAAAAGGTATTGCAGATGGTTGTAAAGAAAGCTTATGTGCCTTAGTTGGTGGTGAAACAGCAGAAATGCCAGGTTTTTATCCAGATGGTGAATATGATGTAGCTGGTTTTGCTGTAGGTATTGTAGATCGCCAGGAAATGATTGATGGAAGCACTATTAAAGTAGGAGATGTGATTATTGGACTTCCTTCAACAGGTGTACATAGTAATGGTTACTCACTTGTTAGAAAATTAGTGGAAACAGCAGGTGTAGACCTTAAAGCATATAGTGAAGAACTTGGTGAAACTTACGGTGAAGCACTGCTTAAGCCAACTAAACTATATGTCAAAGCAGTCAAAGCAGCAAAAGCAGCAGCTAGAATTAAAGGGATTGCACATATTACAGGTGGCGGTTTCATCGAAAATGTACCACGTATGCTTCCAAAAGGTGTAGATGCTAAAATCAATATCAATGTTATCGAAAAACCTCCTATTTATAAATTTTTAGAAGAAACCTCAAACCTTGATGTTAATGAACTTTATAATACTTTTAACATGGGTATTGGTATGATGTTAGTAGTTGATGTAGCTGACAGCGAAAAAGTATTAGCAGCACTTCATGGGGCAGATGAAAAAGCATTAGTTATCGGTGAAATCGTAGCAGGTAACAAGGGTGTGATCTTATGTCAAGATTAAGAATAGGTGTACTTGTATCAGGTGGCGGCACCAATTTGCAAAGCATTATAGATGCAGTAGAAAATGGTACGCTAGCAAGTAAGGTTGTCTGTGTTATTTCTAATAAAGCATCAGCTTATGGGCTTGAACGTGCTAGAAAACACAATATCCCTGCTTTTCATGTGGATCCAAAGAATGGGCATTATGATGAGGAGTTGCTGGCTTTACTATTAGAACAAAAAGTAGACCTTGTAGTTTGCGCGGGATACTTAAAAATCATGGATGAAAAGTTAGTAAATACCTTTAAAGGACGCATTATTAATATTCATCCTTCACTTCTTCCCAAATACGGGGGTATGGGTTATTTTGGCATTCATGTCCATGAAGCCGTAATTGCTGCAGGTGAAAAAGAAAGTGGTGCAACTGTTCATTATATTGACACAGGTGTAGATACGGGTGAAATTATTCTTCAACGTCAATTAGAAGTATTGGAAGACGATACACCAGAAAGCTTACAACAACGTATTTTAGCTGAAATTGAACACAAAATTTTGGTAGAAGCTATCAAACAGATAGAGGGGAGCAACTAAACCATGAAGATATTAATCATAGGAAATGGTGGGAGAGAATCGGCCATTGCACATACAGTGAGACGTTTTCATCCAGAAGCTGAGATTTTTGTAGCACCAGGTAATGGGGGAACAGAAGAGGCTTTTACAAATATTCCTATTAAAGTAGAGGAACTTGAAGCATTAGCCAACTTTGCAGAAGAAAAGCAAGTGGATCTTACTATTGTAGGGCCAGAAGTACCACTTGTATTAGGTATTGTAGATGTTTTTGAAAAAAGAGGTTTAAATATTTTTGGGCCTAATAAAGAGTGTGCTCAATTTGAAGGAAGTAAACACTTTACAAAACAGTTTTTAATTCGTAATGATATTCCAACAGCAGCATACGCTAGCTTTAAAAGAGATGCAGTAGAAGCTTGTGTAGCAGAAGCAAAAAACTTTAGTTTACCAGTAGTTGTTAAAGCAGATGGTTTAGCTGCAGGAAAAGGAGTATTAATTTGTGAGACATATGAAGATGCAGAAGCTGCCATAAGAGAAATCTTTAGTGGTAAATTTGCTGAAGCGGGTAGCACTATCGTATTAGAAGAATTCCTAACAGGAACAGAAGCCTCCCTTCTTTGCTTCGTAGATGGGGATAGTATTGTACCAATGGAAACAGCTAGAGACTATAAACGTGCTCTAGATAATGACAAAGGGCTCAACACAGGTGGTATGGGTGGCTTCTCACCAAATCCAATTATCACAGCAGAAGTTAAAGCCAATATTGATACACAAATTCTAGAGCCAATTATAAGTGGCTTCAAGAAAGAGAATCTTAAATTTAAAGGGGTGCTTTTCATCGGCTTAATGATTGAAAACAATATACCAAAAGTGCTAGAATTCAATGTACGTTTTGGTGATCCAGAAACTCAAAGTGTACTTCCAAGATTAAAAACAGATCTAATAGAAATCATGCAAGCTTGCATCGATGGCAACCTTGCTAGTACACCTATTAAATGGGATGAAAGACAAAGTGTGACTTTAGTACTTGCTAGCAAAGGTTATCCAGAAACCTCTCATAAAGGTGATGTTATTACAGGTCTTGATGATTTAAATGAAGATACTTATTTATTCCATGCTGGCACCAAAAAAGTAAATGGGACTATTCAAACAGATGGTGGACGTGTATTAGCCATTACAAGTTTAGGGGCTAGCTTAAGAGAGGCTAGAGCGACTATATATGAAGAAGTAAAAAAGATTGAGTTTGATGGTATGCAATACAGAAGTGATATAGCAAAATAGGTTTTTTTCCTTTGATAGTCAAGTGACTATGAAATGTTGGGACAAATTTAGGACAAATAAAATTTAAAAAATAATTAAGGGTAGGCGAAAGCTTATCCTTTTTTCTTTATTTTAGAATAGATATCATCAAATTCAGTAGCAACTCGTTTATCCCTTTCTTCAACCGTATGAGTGTAAAATTTAAGAGTTGTAGCAATACTTTTATGCCCTAGACGTTTGCTTACTGTAGCTATGTCCATATTATTATTAATCATTAAGGTAGCATGTATATGCCTTAAATCATGAAATCGTATTAGTGGAAGGTCATTGGCGATTAAGACCTCTCTTAAGTGATTACTAAGTGTATGGCTATTAATAGGCTTGTTTTTTGATATGGTGAAGATAAGAGCATTTATAGGTATAGCAGGCATACTGTCAATATGCTCCTTAATAGCTTTCATTACAAATTCAGGAGCATATATCTTTCTTTTGGATCCACTTGTTTTAGTAGAGGTGAATAAGTCCTTTTCATCATCATAAAGGCCTATTTGCTTATCAACAGTAATTGTATTTAGGTTGAAATCTATATCTTTAAGTGTTAGTGCCCTTATCTCACTATTTCTAAGACCACACCCAACAGCTAGAAAGAAAGCTGCTCGATGTAATGGCCATTTATCATTTTCATATAGTTTAATTAGTGTTTGAATATTATCTAAACTCATTAACTCATCTAAGCTTTTACTTTCTGCTTGTCCTAGTTCAATATGCTTATAGGGAGAATTAGAGATAATCCCCCATTTTTCAGCAAGAGATAAACAAGTATTAAGTTTAGACATTATTACTCTGACAGTATTGTATTTATACTCTTCTAAAAGGTCAGTAGCAAATTCTTGAATGTCTATAGGTTTTATATCACATAGTTTCATATCGTCAAATGCAGGTCCGATATGGTTGTCATATGAATTTCTATAAGTGATACGTGAATTAGCTTTGAGTTTATCAATATACTCTCGCTGAACCTTTTTGTATAAATCCTTAAATAACATATTTTCACTACTACCCATCATGCCTTTATCAATTTGGTATATAAAATCTTTCTCAGCTTGCTCAGCTTCTTTTTTGTTTCCAAAGAAGGTAGTTTCATATTTATGACCATTCCTAGTAACACGTATTCTCCATTTAGCTGGCTTTCTGCCGGATTTATCTTCTAAATTAGTTCTTTTTGTTAGTGCCATTTACTCACCTTCTTTAGAATTCAATGTAGTAAGTTCGTGTAGCTTATATTTTATAAATTCATTTATTGCATTTATAGCATCTAGGTATTTATTCTTATCAACATTTTCATGTTTTATTGGCAGGTTAGAATATGTTAAAAGTTCCGATAAAGATTCTAGTAATCTTTCTGTATGGTAGGAATAGCGCGTAACAAAATCTTTTTCATTCTTATTTAAAGAAATATATATACTTCCCACTAATGAACTTATAGGTACTTCTAACCCTGAATAGCCACGTGTATTTTCCTCAATTTCCTTGATACTATTTAGATCAGTATCCATCATGCCACGCCAATAATCTACTGTTATATTTTTTTGAGTATCACTTACAATATCAGATATTGTAACATCTAAAATTTCACAGATTTTTTCAATAGTTTTAAGGTTTGGCTCTCGATTGTTATTTTCATAATTTGAATAAGTTGTACGATTAACACCTATTTTTTCAGCCATATATGCTTGACTAAATCCTTTGGATTTCCTAATTTCTTTTATTCTAGTTCCTATTTGTATAAAATCATTTATTCCCAAATTATCACCTTCCTATAGATGAATAATAATACATATGATTCAAAAATACAACATTATTTAAAAATATTTATTGACAGATTCAAATACGAATCATATAATGTTATTATTAAAAGTGATTCGTATTTGAATCGTTGATAAGGGAGGTGAATCATAATGGGATTGAAATTAAAAATTCGTCGTATTGAATTAGGGATAAAGCAGGGTTTTGCAGCTAATGAAATAGGGGTTAGTCAGCAATACTTAGCTAATCTTGAAAGTGGTAGAAGTACAAATCCTAGTCGGGAAGTAATGTTAAAGTTAGCTAAATTATATGGATGCTCGGTTCAGGAACTTTTCTTTACTGAAGATCAGTAACAAGCCTTTCAATGTAGCAAAAACATAAAAATATGAGAGGAGTATAAAAATGGTTAGAGGTTTTTATTCATTAAATGCATTAAGAAGAAAAGCTAAAGAAATAGGCTATAGTATCAAGCAATCAGAGGATGCAGCATTATATATATTAATCGAAAATGAAAGTGGTTCAAAGTCATTACCTTTAGAATTGAATGAGGTTGAAAAGATGGTTCTTGAATTATATAAGTCTTCAAAAGAGAACTTGAAATGATGCTAAAGTATCAAAAGAAGTAATGCTAAAACTGGCTTCTGTTCTTGATAGTACTGTAGATTATTTATTCTTCAGTGAAGAAAATTAATTCACGAAGTAGTGAAAATGTAAAAACTTAACCTGGCAGTGTGAGGGTAGAACTGCCAATGTCCAAACAATATTAAAAAATAGAAAATCAAAGGAGAAGATGAAAATGAAAAGAGAAGCAATTGAAA
Coding sequences:
- the purF gene encoding amidophosphoribosyltransferase; the protein is MKFLQDDSLHEECGVIGVYREEKSASRLAYYGLFALQHRGQECAGIAVNCEGDIEVRKGMGLVADVFDETALNELQGNIAIGHVRYSTAGDKDVRNAQPLVAKYKKGDIGLAHNGNLVNAENIREILEDSGVIFHSTTDTESILNLIARYSNKGIETGIKNTMSLLKGAYALVLTTGEDLIGIRDPHGLRPLCIGKLKDGYVFASESCALDVLDAEFIRDVEPGEIVVINKEGLRSIEPSNMCQKHLCVFELIYFARPDSVIDGDSVYDFRVNAGRMLAKQKKIEADMVMPVPDSGVPSAIGYAKESGIPYGEGLVKNRYIGRTFIQPTQEMRENAVKIKLSPLKQNLEGKRVVMIDDSIVRGTTCKRIVEQVRKAGAKEIHVCITSPPVQYSCYFGIDTPYREFLIGAQKSVDEICEYLGADSLTYLSEDGLREVCNHKSQFCKACFNGKYPMEVPIGTPPSQC
- the purM gene encoding phosphoribosylformylglycinamidine cyclo-ligase — translated: MSNSKITYKDAGVDVHRGYEAVAQMKEHVKSTFIPGVLTDIGSFGGAFSLGAFAGMKEPVLVSGTDGVGTKLKLAFDMDKHDTIGIDAVAMCVNDIICGGAEPLFFLDYIATGRIAPEHIASIVKGIADGCKESLCALVGGETAEMPGFYPDGEYDVAGFAVGIVDRQEMIDGSTIKVGDVIIGLPSTGVHSNGYSLVRKLVETAGVDLKAYSEELGETYGEALLKPTKLYVKAVKAAKAAARIKGIAHITGGGFIENVPRMLPKGVDAKININVIEKPPIYKFLEETSNLDVNELYNTFNMGIGMMLVVDVADSEKVLAALHGADEKALVIGEIVAGNKGVILCQD
- the purN gene encoding phosphoribosylglycinamide formyltransferase, with product MSRLRIGVLVSGGGTNLQSIIDAVENGTLASKVVCVISNKASAYGLERARKHNIPAFHVDPKNGHYDEELLALLLEQKVDLVVCAGYLKIMDEKLVNTFKGRIINIHPSLLPKYGGMGYFGIHVHEAVIAAGEKESGATVHYIDTGVDTGEIILQRQLEVLEDDTPESLQQRILAEIEHKILVEAIKQIEGSN
- the purD gene encoding phosphoribosylamine--glycine ligase: MKILIIGNGGRESAIAHTVRRFHPEAEIFVAPGNGGTEEAFTNIPIKVEELEALANFAEEKQVDLTIVGPEVPLVLGIVDVFEKRGLNIFGPNKECAQFEGSKHFTKQFLIRNDIPTAAYASFKRDAVEACVAEAKNFSLPVVVKADGLAAGKGVLICETYEDAEAAIREIFSGKFAEAGSTIVLEEFLTGTEASLLCFVDGDSIVPMETARDYKRALDNDKGLNTGGMGGFSPNPIITAEVKANIDTQILEPIISGFKKENLKFKGVLFIGLMIENNIPKVLEFNVRFGDPETQSVLPRLKTDLIEIMQACIDGNLASTPIKWDERQSVTLVLASKGYPETSHKGDVITGLDDLNEDTYLFHAGTKKVNGTIQTDGGRVLAITSLGASLREARATIYEEVKKIEFDGMQYRSDIAK
- a CDS encoding tyrosine-type recombinase/integrase — its product is MALTKRTNLEDKSGRKPAKWRIRVTRNGHKYETTFFGNKKEAEQAEKDFIYQIDKGMMGSSENMLFKDLYKKVQREYIDKLKANSRITYRNSYDNHIGPAFDDMKLCDIKPIDIQEFATDLLEEYKYNTVRVIMSKLNTCLSLAEKWGIISNSPYKHIELGQAESKSLDELMSLDNIQTLIKLYENDKWPLHRAAFFLAVGCGLRNSEIRALTLKDIDFNLNTITVDKQIGLYDDEKDLFTSTKTSGSKRKIYAPEFVMKAIKEHIDSMPAIPINALIFTISKNKPINSHTLSNHLREVLIANDLPLIRFHDLRHIHATLMINNNMDIATVSKRLGHKSIATTLKFYTHTVEERDKRVATEFDDIYSKIKKKG
- a CDS encoding helix-turn-helix domain-containing protein; this encodes MGINDFIQIGTRIKEIRKSKGFSQAYMAEKIGVNRTTYSNYENNNREPNLKTIEKICEILDVTISDIVSDTQKNITVDYWRGMMDTDLNSIKEIEENTRGYSGLEVPISSLVGSIYISLNKNEKDFVTRYSYHTERLLESLSELLTYSNLPIKHENVDKNKYLDAINAINEFIKYKLHELTTLNSKEGE
- a CDS encoding helix-turn-helix transcriptional regulator, with amino-acid sequence MGLKLKIRRIELGIKQGFAANEIGVSQQYLANLESGRSTNPSREVMLKLAKLYGCSVQELFFTEDQ